The following are from one region of the Gammaproteobacteria bacterium genome:
- a CDS encoding GTP cyclohydrolase II — translation MSADDTSGRPGHIRLTSHPPASDAELLSIQWGAPDPLTRGPVIGTVTNRLRRNVIGSHSGAYGIYRALAVAANALPRGHRADLTDTRPTDRVGPYPQWFDAERIVSLDPFGADVAELYAEQIAAGFDIRPTIAITQAHIDLPELREAIAAGRLVPDGRFLLDSGSARVTKIALEPVWWLPGVAQRFGVVESDLRRALFEETGGMFPELVTRSDLEVFLPPIGGQTAYIFGEPADLADTGKPLTCRVHDECNGSDVFGSDICTCRPYLTHGIEECIRGAQGGGVGLIVYCRKEGRALGEVTKFLVYNARKRQAGGDTADNYFLRTECVAGVQDMRFQELMPDVLHWLGVRRIHRLVSMSNLKYDAITASGIEVGERVQIPDELVPADARVEIEAKMAAGYYTEGERLDLETLSAIKGRGL, via the coding sequence ATGAGTGCCGACGACACATCAGGCCGTCCGGGTCACATCCGCCTGACCTCGCATCCCCCCGCGAGCGACGCCGAACTGCTGTCGATCCAGTGGGGTGCGCCCGACCCATTGACGCGCGGGCCGGTCATCGGCACCGTCACCAATCGCCTGCGGCGCAACGTGATCGGCTCGCACAGCGGTGCCTACGGCATCTATCGCGCGCTGGCCGTCGCCGCAAATGCGCTGCCGCGCGGTCACCGCGCCGACCTCACGGATACCCGACCCACCGACCGCGTCGGCCCCTATCCTCAGTGGTTCGATGCCGAACGCATCGTCTCGCTCGACCCGTTCGGTGCCGATGTCGCCGAGCTCTACGCCGAGCAGATCGCCGCCGGCTTCGACATCCGCCCGACGATCGCCATCACCCAGGCGCACATCGATCTGCCGGAACTGCGGGAGGCGATCGCAGCCGGCCGACTCGTCCCCGATGGCCGGTTCCTGCTCGACAGCGGCTCGGCACGCGTCACCAAGATCGCGCTGGAACCGGTGTGGTGGCTTCCGGGTGTGGCACAGCGCTTCGGCGTGGTGGAATCGGACCTGCGGCGCGCGCTGTTCGAAGAAACCGGCGGCATGTTCCCGGAACTGGTCACGCGCAGCGATCTCGAGGTCTTTCTGCCGCCGATCGGCGGTCAAACCGCCTACATCTTCGGCGAGCCGGCCGATCTCGCCGATACCGGCAAACCGCTGACCTGCCGCGTCCACGACGAATGCAATGGCTCGGACGTGTTCGGCTCCGACATCTGCACCTGCCGGCCCTACCTCACGCACGGGATCGAGGAATGTATCCGGGGCGCGCAGGGTGGCGGTGTCGGCCTGATCGTCTACTGCCGCAAGGAAGGTCGCGCGCTCGGCGAGGTCACCAAGTTCCTGGTCTACAACGCGCGCAAACGTCAGGCCGGCGGCGATACCGCAGACAATTATTTTCTGCGCACCGAATGCGTGGCCGGCGTGCAGGACATGCGCTTTCAGGAACTGATGCCGGATGTGCTGCACTGGCTCGGCGTGCGCAGGATTCATCGGCTGGTGTCGATGAGCAACCTGAAATACGACGCCATCACCGCCTCCGGCATCGAGGTCGGCGAACGCGTGCAGATTCCGGACGAGCTGGTTCCGGCCGACGCCCGTGTCGAAATCGAGGCGAAGATGGCGGCCGGCTACTACACCGAAGGCGAACGGCTCGATCTGGAGACTCTGAGCGCCATCAAGGGCCGTGGCCTATGA
- a CDS encoding URC4/urg3 family protein has protein sequence MNPAPSEAVRTLREPATIRERCANITAAVEAGDSAWFRIDDSRCAYTARLVAELTLRQYPGLNVPYHSRWRHFEAGGIDRAQTLRSLIGPGQEEALARAGLDLAVVSVLLDAGAGPDWSWQEPGGTIHTRSEGLGVASFHAFVNGAFSSERGKPLQVDARGLQRIDAPHLAKLLQVSPDNPLLGLEGRAALLRRLGEALETQESVFGLFGGPARPGALFDLLAGKTQGSTIEAAALLRVLLDHFSSIWLTPSRIDDTPLGDVWQHRRAGGRGDSAGWAPFHKLSQWLAYSLVEPFESAGFQVAGLDALTALPEYRNGGLLIDSGWLQLRDAARGPRSWQVGDELVIEWRALTVCLIDKLAESVRGLLKLDAQQLPLASLLQGGTWGAGRQLAMELRSGLPPMSIETDGTVF, from the coding sequence ATGAACCCGGCGCCGTCCGAGGCGGTGCGTACCCTGCGCGAACCGGCCACGATCCGCGAGCGCTGCGCCAACATCACCGCCGCGGTGGAAGCCGGCGACTCGGCCTGGTTCCGTATCGACGACAGCCGCTGCGCCTACACCGCAAGGCTCGTCGCCGAGCTGACGCTCCGCCAATATCCCGGGCTGAACGTCCCCTATCACAGCCGCTGGCGACATTTCGAAGCCGGCGGTATCGATCGGGCGCAGACACTGCGCAGCCTGATCGGCCCCGGGCAGGAGGAAGCACTGGCGCGTGCCGGTCTGGACCTGGCCGTGGTCAGTGTGTTGCTCGACGCCGGCGCCGGACCCGACTGGAGCTGGCAGGAACCCGGCGGAACGATCCACACACGGTCCGAAGGACTCGGCGTGGCCAGCTTTCACGCTTTCGTGAATGGTGCGTTTTCGTCCGAGCGCGGCAAACCTTTGCAGGTGGATGCGCGGGGTCTGCAGCGCATCGATGCGCCGCATCTGGCCAAACTGCTCCAGGTCAGTCCCGACAATCCGCTGCTCGGCCTCGAAGGTCGCGCTGCATTGCTGCGTCGCCTCGGCGAGGCGCTGGAAACCCAGGAATCGGTATTCGGGCTATTCGGCGGCCCGGCGAGACCGGGTGCGCTGTTTGATCTGCTGGCCGGCAAGACGCAAGGATCCACGATCGAGGCGGCCGCGCTGTTGCGTGTGCTGCTCGACCATTTCAGCAGCATCTGGCTGACACCGTCACGGATCGACGACACGCCACTCGGCGATGTCTGGCAGCACCGTCGTGCTGGCGGCCGCGGCGATTCGGCGGGCTGGGCCCCGTTCCATAAGCTCTCGCAATGGCTCGCCTATTCGCTGGTCGAGCCGTTCGAGTCAGCCGGATTCCAGGTCGCTGGGCTCGATGCGCTGACGGCCTTGCCGGAGTACCGCAACGGCGGCCTGCTGATCGACAGCGGCTGGCTGCAACTTCGAGACGCCGCGCGCGGGCCGCGCAGTTGGCAGGTCGGTGATGAACTGGTGATCGAATGGCGGGCGCTGACCGTCTGCCTGATCGACAAGCTGGCCGAGTCGGTGCGCGGACTGTTGAAGCTGGATGCACAACAACTGCCGCTCGCATCACTCTTGCAAGGCGGAACCTGGGGTGCCGGGCGGCAGCTCGCAATGGAACTTCGGAGCGGCCTGCCGCCAATGTCCATCGAGACCGACGGCACCGTTTTCTAG
- the upp gene encoding uracil phosphoribosyltransferase: MQGEVTVIEHPLVQHKLTLARRKSTSTNTFSRLMDEIASLMAYEVTREMPMQEIDIETPIGPMRSRVIDGKKIVFVPILRAGLGFLEGMRAVVPGARVGHIGLYRDPKTLVAVEYYFKMPQGMRNRDAIVIDPMLATGNSAVAAVERLKEAGPRSIRFVCLLTCPEGLEHFHDKHPDVPVFTAAIDPGLNDHGYIVPGLGDAGDRIFGTK; the protein is encoded by the coding sequence ATGCAAGGCGAAGTCACCGTCATCGAGCATCCGCTGGTGCAGCACAAGCTGACGCTGGCGCGGCGCAAGTCCACCAGCACCAACACGTTTTCGCGATTGATGGACGAAATCGCGAGCCTGATGGCCTACGAGGTCACGCGCGAGATGCCGATGCAGGAGATCGACATCGAAACCCCAATCGGCCCGATGCGCTCACGCGTCATCGACGGCAAGAAGATCGTGTTCGTGCCGATCCTGCGCGCCGGCCTGGGCTTTCTGGAAGGCATGCGCGCGGTGGTTCCCGGTGCGCGCGTCGGCCATATCGGCCTGTATCGGGACCCCAAGACCCTGGTCGCGGTCGAGTACTACTTCAAGATGCCCCAAGGCATGCGCAACCGCGATGCGATCGTCATCGACCCGATGCTGGCCACCGGCAATTCGGCCGTGGCCGCGGTCGAGCGCCTCAAGGAAGCCGGCCCGCGCTCGATCCGCTTCGTCTGCCTGCTGACCTGTCCGGAAGGTCTCGAGCACTTCCATGACAAGCACCCGGACGTGCCGGTCTTCACCGCCGCCATCGACCCCGGCCTCAACGATCACGGCTACATCGTGCCGGGGCTGGGTGATGCCGGGGATCGGATTTTCGGGACCAAATGA
- a CDS encoding CopG family ribbon-helix-helix protein gives MSTTMTIRLEDDARDRLDKLAEATQRSRSFLAAEAIREYLELNEWQVGEIRAAIGEADRGEFASDAEVGNFFGGWRRRAD, from the coding sequence ATGTCCACAACGATGACCATTCGCCTCGAAGACGACGCCAGGGATCGTCTGGACAAACTCGCCGAGGCAACGCAGCGAAGCCGGTCCTTTCTTGCTGCAGAGGCGATCCGCGAATACCTCGAACTCAATGAATGGCAGGTCGGTGAAATTCGCGCGGCAATCGGCGAAGCCGACCGCGGAGAATTCGCGTCCGATGCGGAAGTCGGGAATTTCTTCGGCGGCTGGCGCCGTCGTGCAGATTAA
- a CDS encoding type II toxin-antitoxin system RelE/ParE family toxin: MQIKWLNRALLNLKEEADYIAQDDPQAAARIVVLIENTVGTLADHPGLGRPGRAPGTRELVVPGTNYLVPYRARGERIEILRVFHGRRRWPSQR; the protein is encoded by the coding sequence GTGCAGATTAAGTGGCTAAACCGCGCGCTGCTCAACCTCAAGGAAGAGGCTGACTACATTGCACAGGATGACCCACAAGCCGCAGCCCGGATTGTCGTCCTGATAGAAAACACCGTTGGCACGCTGGCCGATCATCCCGGTCTCGGGCGTCCCGGCCGGGCTCCCGGCACGCGTGAGCTGGTGGTGCCCGGAACAAACTATCTCGTGCCGTATCGTGCCCGCGGCGAGCGCATCGAAATCCTGCGGGTTTTCCATGGCCGGAGGCGTTGGCCGTCGCAACGGTAG